The proteins below are encoded in one region of Macrobrachium rosenbergii isolate ZJJX-2024 chromosome 29, ASM4041242v1, whole genome shotgun sequence:
- the LOC136854583 gene encoding prostaglandin G/H synthase 1-like: MTGKEAKVWTAILSSSVAVLVLSTSYRFVNVILTEEASELSGYDPCCDYPCQNLGVCVSDKFSDYTCDCVGTGYYGSRCTIPEVGTLFSNLIPDATSAYGLLTSHDWLWNLINGNNDLRDQFSAQLYLSLSDFTDSPPAFESEHTFITGNVFYNKSLFTRSLPPVPSRCPTPMGTKGPKEYPDIDVLMNKLFARKEFIPDPQNSNLLFQYYALHFGRQFVQGPGTGPQLFRGTGEMDASHIYGTEEKDRQALRSGISGKLRSQILNGEEFPAILSDEPDTSTSQQVKNQTFALADPMFSSSPGLFVFATIWLREHNRVCDELLKVHSDWDDQRLYETARMIVSGEVVKITLVDFVQHLSQYKLDLSFNPELLHGTRFQFHNRIHAEFNHLFDWHPFVADYLLINEANYSVKEYSSSLDPLFNEGMDKFIEALLKTRAGEISARNHGESMYPFLKEALKASRDMRFQGINAYRRKFGLRPFSTFEDLTGEKETAAVLEEMYGDVDAVEYYVGLLMESSDSSISGLTMMNMALAWTVKSIFSNPVCSHLYWKPSTFGGKVGWDIIQNASLQKLFCQNMRTHCRDLAFTVLP, from the exons ATGACCGGCAAGGAA GCAAAAGTGTGGACCGCCATTCTCTCTTCATCCGTGGCAGTTCTTGTGTTGAGTACGAGCTATCGTTTCGTCAATGTAATTTTGACAGAAGAAGCATCAGAATTATCGG gttaTGACCCATGCTGTGACTACCCATGCCAGAACCTAGGAGTCTGCGTGTCAGATAAATTCAGTGACTACACATGTGATTGCGTCGGTACCGGATATTATGGATCGAGATGTACTATAC CTGAGGTCGGCACTTTGTTTTCCAACTTGATACCAGATGCCACAAGCGCCTACGGCTTATTGACTTCTCACGACTGGCTGTGGAATCTCATCAACGGAAACAACGATCTGCGCGACCAGTTTTCCGCGCAGCTCTATCTTT CTCTGAGTGATTTTACTGATTCACCGCCGGCGTTTGAGAGCGAACATACTTTCATAACTGGCAAtgttttttacaataaaagtcTCTTCACGCGGAGCCTCCCTCCAGTTCCAAGTCGTTGTCCTACACCCATGGGCACCAAAG GTCCCAAGGAGTATCCTGACATTGATGTGCTGATGAACAAACTGTTCGCAAGGAAAGAATTCATTCCGGACCCTCAGAACTCAAACTTACTCTTTCAGTATTATGCTCTCCACTTTGGACGTCAGTTTGTCCAAGGCCCAGGAACTGGACCCCAGCTCTTCAGAGGCACTGGTGAG atgGACGCTTCTCATATCTATGGTACAGAAGAAAAAGATCGCCAGGCTCTGAGATCAGGAATCAGTGGAAAACTGCGCAGCCAA atcttgaaTGGCGAAGAATTTCCAGCAATTTTGTCAGACGAGCCTGATACGAGCACATCTCAGCAGGTCAAAAACCAAACATTTGCTCTGGCAGACCCTATGTTCTCCTCATCACCAGGACTTTTC GTGTTTGCTACCATTTGGCTTCGAGAGCACAACAGAGTGTGTGATGAACTCCTGAAGGTTCATTCAGACTGGGATGACCAACGACTTTATGAAACGGCTCGCATGATCGTCAGTG GGGAAGTGGTCAAGATCACCCTTGTGGACTTCGTGCAGCATTTGAGTCAGTATAAACTGGACCTCTCTTTCAACCCAGAGCTGCTCCATGGAACGAGATTCCAGTTCCATAATAGAATTCATGCAGAGTTTAATCATCTTTTTGATTGGCATCCATTTGTCGCTGATTATCTTCTA ATCAACGAAGCCAATTATTCCGTCAAGGAGTATTCATCATCCCTAGACCCATTGTTCAACGAAGGCATGGACAAGTTTATTGAGGCTCTTCTTAAAACTCGCGCGGGAGAG ATTTCAGCACGTAACCACGGAGAATCCATGTACCCTTTCTTGAAGGAGGCTCTGAAGGCAAGCCGCGATATGAGATTCCAGGGAATCAATGCCTACCGAAGAAAGTTTGGTCTGAGGCCCTTCAGCACTTTTGAGGACTTgacaggagagaaagaaacagctgcTGTTTTGGAAGAGATGTACGGAGACGTTGATGCTGTCGAATATTACGTTG GACTGCTAATGGAGAGCTCAGACTCTTCCATATCAGGCCTGACCATGATGAACATGGCTTTGGCATGGACTGTAAAGAGCATCTTCTCCAACCCAGTTTGCAGCCACCTCTACTGGAAACCCTCAACTTTTGGAGGGAAAGTCGGCTGGGATATTATCCAGAACGCATCTTTACAAAAGCTCTTCTGTCAAAACATGAGAACACACTGTCGGGACTTAGCATTTACTGTTCTGCCTTGA